The genomic interval GCTTTTGTAATAGAGAATGAATATGATGTACAAGACCTTTTATTTGCTTGCATTCGTTCTGTATTTGATGATGCAAGACCTGAAGAATGGACACCCAAACATGCTGGTACAGCAAAGAGAGTAGATATTGTTATCCCATCAGCAGAAACTTTAATCGAAACTAAATTTGTCCGAACAAGTTCTCACGCTAAATCTGTCGTAGATGAAATAAAGATTGATATTGAGAGCTATCATAACCATCTCAATTGCAAAACTCTATTTGTTCTAATTTATGACCCAAAAGTATTAATTGCTGATCCAACAGCTATAGAAAATGATTTATCTGGTCATCGAACTAAGGCTAAATCCACTTTCAATGTTCAAGTGATGGTGCGGCGCTAGTTTCATCGCCACCTAACACGTCACGGCAGCGGACGGATGAGACGCTGGTGCTTAGTTCAAGCTTATTTGCCGCCGCTGCGTTTTGCCGTTATGCCGCAAGTCCCTGATAAGGACAAATGTTTGAAGACTACCTGTTGGTGTTCAGCATCAGGTGTTACGTCCAGCCATGACTCCACCATCTACGTTCCATGTAGCTCCAGTTACCCAAGAAGCTTGATCAGAGAGTAAAAAAGCCACAGTCCCTGCAACATCAATCGGTTTTCCAACCCGCCTAATTGGATGAAAGCTATTAAAGCCTTGTAGCGTTGTGTGAATTTCCTCTGGTTTGATAAAAGCTCCATAGATAGGCGTTTCCACCACTGCGGGGGCGACAGCATTAACACGAATTTGATAATGTGCCAGTTCCATTGCCAAATGCTGTGTGAGAGAATGTAAACCTGCTTTTGCCATTGAGTAAGCAGAAGAGGGTGTAGCCAGAACAGCTTGATGTGCCCACATTGAGCCGATGTTGACAATTGCACCACCCTGCCCACGCTGAACCATATTACGGACTGCTTGTTGGGTAGCAAAAAAGGTTCCATGATTGATGTTGAGGTAGCGATCGTAGTCTGCTTCAGAATGGTCAAGAAAAGTCTTTGGTAGAAAAACGCCAGCAGAATTCACTAGATAATGCACACTCGGTAGCTCATTCGCAATACGCTCTACAAGGCGAGATGTCTCTTGACGATCGCTGATGTCTGCTTGCCATCCCTGAACGTTACCAAACTGCTCTAGGTAGGATAAGGCTGCCTGAAGCTTTTCAGAGTTGCGTGCAACGACAGTTACAGATGTTTCATAGTTTAATAGAATTTCTGCAACAGTCTGTCCAATGCCACTGCTTCCACCAATAACTAATGCTTGCCGATGCTTAAATTCCTGGTACATGGTTGCGTTTCTATAAAGTTTGGGAGTAACGTGCTTTCAGCAAGCATATTAACCAGGTTGCAATTGGGTTAGGAAGTATGTACCGTCTAGTAAGGTAGGCACTTTCAGGTAGAGATTGAGGCAGAATCTAGGAAAAAATTTAGACTAGATCATGAATGGGAAGCAAACCAGAAAAACCACTTCAGCCGCCGCAATGGTAGAGTACATCGTTGGTTGTAAGTGGTCGATGCAAATTTTGACCCTGATAAATCAGGGAGTCGATCGTCCTGGAGCGATTACACGCTCCGTTGATGGACTCACAACAAAAGTTCAAAATGATTGCCTAAGCAAAATGGTTAGCTTTGGCATTCTGGAGAAATTCTCTTACCCAGAGGTTCCACCACGAGTTGAATACAAACTTACTATTTTTGGGCGACGCTTCATTGCGATTTTGGATGCAATTGCAGAGTTGCAGCGTGAGATAGATGTTGGTTGCGGCAGCATAACAACGCCCATGCACCCGACCGTATCAAGGTTATCTGTAGAGATCGAGAAGTGATCTGCGGCGGGTGATGGGCAACGTTGGACGGCTTAATTCCCCAGTTTGGGCATCCTCTCAGTCATACTTGTATGGGTTAAGGTTGAGAGGATAACTCTTAGCAATCCCAGGTTGGGCAAGGCTATGATGAAGCATCACTTGATTAAAATTCGGCTGAGGAGTTTGAGATGCAGTTGCCAGAACCCCAAACCAAGACATTCCCAAACTTGTTAGGTGCAATCGAGCAAGGGCAAATCAAGATTCCACAGTTTCAAAGAGACTTCGTATGGACGATGCAGAAGTCGGCTGGTCTTATAGATAGCGTCGTCAAAGGCTATCCGATTGGCACTTTTATTTTTTGGCGTACTAAAGAGCGTCTGCGTTCTGTCAAGGATATTGGTAAGCAAGTTCTACCGGAACCAGAGCAAGGCGAGTTTGTTGATTATGTTTTAGATGGACAGCAAAGGTTAACAAGCCTCTTTGCTAGTTTAAGAGGTGTTGTCTTAGCGAGGGAAGATGGTAGAGAAGATGATTTTTCAAAAATTTTTATTGATCTAGAAGCTCAAGAATCAGATCAAATTGTCATTACTGATATTGAAGGAAAAGATGAAAAATCGCTGATCAGCGTTTCTAAGCTTCTGACGGGTGGGTTAAAGCTTCTTGTCTCATACCCTGAGCATTACCATGACAAGCTAGATACCTATAAAAATAGAATTGAGAGTTACCAATATTCAATCATTCAAGTCAAAGATGCACCTATAGAAATAGCCACAGAGA from Kovacikia minuta CCNUW1 carries:
- a CDS encoding SDR family NAD(P)-dependent oxidoreductase, translated to MYQEFKHRQALVIGGSSGIGQTVAEILLNYETSVTVVARNSEKLQAALSYLEQFGNVQGWQADISDRQETSRLVERIANELPSVHYLVNSAGVFLPKTFLDHSEADYDRYLNINHGTFFATQQAVRNMVQRGQGGAIVNIGSMWAHQAVLATPSSAYSMAKAGLHSLTQHLAMELAHYQIRVNAVAPAVVETPIYGAFIKPEEIHTTLQGFNSFHPIRRVGKPIDVAGTVAFLLSDQASWVTGATWNVDGGVMAGRNT
- a CDS encoding winged helix-turn-helix transcriptional regulator; translated protein: MNGKQTRKTTSAAAMVEYIVGCKWSMQILTLINQGVDRPGAITRSVDGLTTKVQNDCLSKMVSFGILEKFSYPEVPPRVEYKLTIFGRRFIAILDAIAELQREIDVGCGSITTPMHPTVSRLSVEIEK